A stretch of DNA from Natrinema halophilum:
ACGTTCGCTGCTGCGATCCAGGTTACTGCCATCTGACGGTACCGATGCGAACCCTGGACTCGGTCGCGTGTGTAAACACCAGCGAGAAGTGAAACCGCGAGCCAGCCAATGACGAACGGAGCGATCGTCTCGACGGATGCGAACGGTTCAGCGATCGGATTTCCGCCGTGTTCGATGTTCCCGAGAAGAACCAATCCGGCTATAACACTGACGTCTACAACCGCAGTGACGAACTGATCGCGGTCAACACCGCCGCCGTACCCTCCGGATCGAACAGCCGTATCCATACACGGGACTTGGTCCCAAGAGATTATTGTTTTCCCGATTCGGATCGCCGAACGCGGCAAATCTGACAGGAGAGGAGGAACTCGGCGACTGCTTGATGCCGAGCACCATCCAACGGACAGAGCGTCTTCGTGCGAGGGTCGCCTCGCACGTGCCGGAACACGGTGGGAGGGACCTTTGTTATCGATGCCGTTCAGGACCGACTGTCCAACGGCACTATTCGGGGTAACTAGTAAGTGGAACTTACCTCAGTAACAGCTAAAATCCCGTCTCCAGTCAGACTGCGAGAGTTTCTCGTTTGCGCGACTGTCAGCAAAAGAACTAATACGGGAAAGTCCCAAATCGGTCGAGTGATGGCCGTGGTCGGTGATCGACAGGCCGGCTGTGACGGGTGTGGCCGAACGGTTGCGCTCGAGGAAT
This window harbors:
- a CDS encoding DUF3054 domain-containing protein gives rise to the protein MDTAVRSGGYGGGVDRDQFVTAVVDVSVIAGLVLLGNIEHGGNPIAEPFASVETIAPFVIGWLAVSLLAGVYTRDRVQGSHRYRQMAVTWIAAANVGLMLRASSLFDGGATWPFPLVITGTGLVALLGWRFGFGLYRSATA